Proteins encoded together in one bacterium window:
- a CDS encoding branched-chain amino acid ABC transporter permease — translation MDAAPAHPQAPPARPRRWTVWALGTAGLVAAVAYPLPFQSSGVIYFQTVGFLVLLYASLGIGWNVIGGWCGQFDFGPMVFFGVGAYAMAAAVKFFGLNPWIGFAVAATFTVSFAGLVTAPITRLRDHYFAIATNAIWLIALPIATNWELIGGSRGMFIPLVRKDTLLSQLATLQPNGRIKEIVFYYLVLGYFLLVLAVASRLERTKFGYWFKAVRDDEEGAQALGIHTRAYKVIARCFTAGIYAVGGGIFAMWALSVFPDQVFDINWGLLPTIAVVLGGIGRLWGPVVGSLILVPISQLISTYLGTGPLAGRGIDLIVYGLLIMIVAAARPQGLLSLPWRRWLGGEPLAAAGSTPERSP, via the coding sequence ATGGATGCGGCACCGGCGCACCCACAGGCTCCCCCGGCACGCCCGCGCCGGTGGACGGTCTGGGCGCTCGGCACAGCCGGCCTTGTGGCGGCGGTCGCCTATCCGCTGCCGTTCCAGTCCTCGGGCGTCATCTACTTTCAGACCGTGGGATTCCTGGTGCTGCTCTACGCCTCCCTCGGCATCGGCTGGAACGTCATCGGGGGCTGGTGCGGCCAGTTCGATTTCGGGCCGATGGTGTTCTTTGGCGTCGGCGCGTACGCGATGGCCGCCGCGGTGAAGTTCTTTGGACTGAACCCGTGGATCGGATTCGCCGTGGCCGCCACCTTCACGGTCTCGTTCGCGGGGCTCGTCACGGCCCCGATCACGAGACTGCGCGACCACTACTTCGCGATCGCGACCAACGCCATCTGGCTCATCGCCCTCCCCATCGCCACGAACTGGGAGCTCATCGGGGGAAGCCGGGGCATGTTCATCCCGCTGGTCAGGAAGGACACCCTGCTCAGCCAGCTCGCCACCCTGCAGCCGAACGGCCGGATCAAGGAGATCGTGTTCTACTATCTGGTCCTCGGGTACTTCCTGCTCGTACTCGCCGTGGCCAGCCGGCTCGAGCGCACCAAGTTCGGATACTGGTTCAAGGCGGTGCGGGACGACGAGGAGGGGGCGCAGGCGCTCGGGATCCACACCCGCGCCTACAAAGTGATCGCGCGGTGCTTCACGGCGGGGATCTATGCGGTCGGCGGCGGCATCTTCGCGATGTGGGCGCTTTCGGTCTTCCCCGACCAGGTCTTCGACATCAACTGGGGGCTCCTCCCGACGATTGCGGTGGTCCTCGGCGGGATCGGACGCCTGTGGGGCCCCGTGGTCGGTTCTCTGATCCTGGTGCCGATCTCGCAGCTGATCAGCACGTACCTCGGCACCGGCCCGCTCGCCGGACGCGGGATCGATCTCATCGTGTACGGCCTGCTGATCATGATCGTCGCGGCGGCGCGTCCGCAGGGTCTCCTGTCGCTGCCGTGGCGGCGCTGGCTCGGCGGCGAGCCTCTGGCGGCCGCCGGCAGCACCCCGGAGCGGTCGCCGTGA
- a CDS encoding ABC transporter ATP-binding protein: MIALGVDHVTKRFGGLVANDDVTFQIGEGEIVGLIGPNGAGKTTLFNCVAGYMHPEEGRIRLYGREITQSRPDQICRAGVSRTWQLVRIFRRMSVLDNVMCGAFNRVNAAGEARRRALRLVEFAGLSGKEGVAAGTLTLADKKRLEIARGLATLPRVLLLDEAMSGLNPAETGTAVEFVRLVHREFRKEFAGEASPMTICVVEHVMEVVMPLSHRVIVLDYGKLIADGPPEKVARDELVIKAYLGAKYRARSH; this comes from the coding sequence GTGATCGCGCTCGGCGTCGACCACGTCACGAAGCGGTTCGGGGGGCTCGTGGCCAACGACGACGTTACGTTCCAGATCGGCGAGGGTGAGATCGTCGGGCTGATCGGTCCGAACGGCGCCGGCAAGACGACCCTGTTCAACTGCGTGGCCGGCTACATGCACCCCGAAGAAGGGCGGATCCGGCTGTATGGGCGCGAGATCACTCAGAGCCGCCCCGACCAGATCTGCCGAGCGGGCGTGTCCCGCACGTGGCAGCTCGTGCGGATCTTCCGCCGGATGAGCGTGCTGGACAACGTGATGTGCGGCGCGTTCAACCGGGTGAACGCCGCCGGCGAAGCGCGGCGCCGGGCGCTCCGCCTCGTCGAGTTCGCGGGCCTCTCCGGGAAAGAGGGCGTCGCCGCCGGGACCCTGACGCTGGCCGACAAAAAGCGGCTCGAGATCGCGCGGGGCCTGGCCACCCTGCCGCGCGTTCTGCTTCTCGACGAAGCGATGTCGGGCCTCAATCCGGCCGAGACCGGCACCGCCGTCGAGTTCGTGCGCCTCGTGCACCGGGAGTTCCGCAAGGAGTTTGCCGGAGAGGCGAGCCCGATGACGATCTGCGTGGTTGAGCACGTCATGGAGGTAGTCATGCCCCTTTCACACCGGGTCATCGTGCTCGACTACGGCAAACTGATCGCCGACGGCCCCCCCGAGAAGGTGGCCCGCGATGAGTTGGTGATCAAGGCGTATCTGGGCGCCAAGTACCGTGCTCGAAGTCACTGA